A single Triticum dicoccoides isolate Atlit2015 ecotype Zavitan chromosome 2A, WEW_v2.0, whole genome shotgun sequence DNA region contains:
- the LOC119359057 gene encoding antifungal protein ginkbilobin-like protein has product MASSPRAHRLLFLPLALLHLLSSCPHTASGAPNTAPLSVLCNGAVYGAGDPFAESLAYVLADLLAATPQSRARDAYSISPYPNAFAYGHAACRAGLSGADCASCLGSAVSQMNATCGHAVGARAVLVDCSVRYEQYAFVD; this is encoded by the coding sequence ATGGCGTCCTCACCCAGAGCCCAccggctcctcttcctccccctcgcgctgCTGCACCTCCTCTCCTCCTGCCCGCACACCGCCAGCGGCGCGCCCAACACGGCACCGCTCTCCGTGCTCTGCAACGGCGCGGTGTACGGCGCCGGCGACCCCTTCGCCGAGAGCCTCGCCTACGTGCTGGCCGACCTGCTGGCCGCCACGCCGCAGTCCCGCGCCCGCGACGCCTACAGCATATCCCCGTACCCGAACGCGTTCGCCTACGGCCACGCCGCGTGCCGCGCCGGCCTGTCGGGCGCGGACTGCGCGAGCTGCCTCGGCTCCGCCGTCAGCCAGATGAACGCCACCTGCGGCCACGCCGTCGGCGCGAGGGCCGTGCTCGTGGATTGCAGCGTGCGGTACGAGCAGTACGCCTTCGTGGATTAG